A stretch of Paraburkholderia phenazinium DNA encodes these proteins:
- a CDS encoding MFS transporter translates to MTGPQLSRTPARTAHPVAAQASPCDELVIGAQPPAPGRPCRYKRLALAATILGSSMAFIDGSVVNVALPSIQAELGASVAAIQWVVNAYLLFLGSLVLVGGSLGDKLGRRTIFITGIVIFTLASAGCGFAPNAATLIAARAVQGIGAALLVPSSLAIIGAVFDVDERGKAIGTWAGVGAITSAVGPVAGGWLVDAFSWRAIFFLNLPIACATVALALVAVPNSHKTDAPKLLDWLGAAAAAAGLAALTYGLTIASTRGLADRRVLGLIGAGVVVLIAFVMIEARSRNPMMPLDVFQSRDFVGANLVTLLLYFGLGGVLFFLPFTLIRAYGYSATAAGGALLPLPVTIGLLSRFTGDLTRRYGARALLTVGPCVAAAGFAMLALPWVRGEYWSGFFPAMIVLGLGLTITVAPLTTTVMAAVSAERTGVASGINNAVARVASLLAIAVLGIVFVWSHNTALAARLVQLHVPQEAQRAGQLLEPGADLAGSSAPSASGAHDAAPRAAQPLPASASAASPDSPALARAQADALGAALRAVALASAACALAAAALAAATVQRRK, encoded by the coding sequence TTGACCGGTCCGCAGCTCTCCCGGACACCCGCGCGGACCGCCCACCCCGTCGCCGCTCAGGCGAGCCCATGCGACGAACTCGTCATCGGCGCGCAGCCGCCCGCGCCCGGGCGCCCATGCCGCTACAAGCGGCTCGCTCTGGCGGCCACCATCCTCGGATCGAGCATGGCGTTTATCGACGGCTCGGTGGTCAACGTCGCCCTGCCCTCCATCCAGGCGGAACTCGGAGCGAGCGTGGCGGCCATCCAGTGGGTCGTCAATGCCTATCTGCTGTTTCTCGGTTCGCTCGTGCTGGTGGGCGGCTCGCTCGGTGACAAGCTCGGACGGCGCACCATCTTCATCACCGGTATCGTCATTTTTACGCTGGCCTCGGCCGGCTGTGGATTCGCGCCGAACGCGGCCACATTGATCGCCGCACGCGCGGTGCAAGGCATCGGCGCAGCGTTGCTGGTGCCCAGCAGTCTGGCGATTATCGGCGCGGTCTTCGATGTAGACGAGCGCGGCAAGGCTATCGGCACCTGGGCGGGGGTGGGTGCCATCACCTCGGCGGTGGGGCCGGTGGCGGGCGGCTGGCTGGTCGACGCGTTTTCGTGGCGGGCGATCTTCTTTCTGAATCTGCCGATTGCCTGCGCGACAGTGGCACTCGCGCTTGTGGCGGTGCCCAACAGTCATAAGACCGACGCGCCGAAACTGCTCGACTGGCTCGGCGCGGCGGCCGCTGCAGCGGGGCTCGCCGCGCTGACCTACGGTCTGACGATAGCCTCCACGCGCGGGCTCGCGGATCGCCGGGTGCTTGGCCTGATCGGCGCGGGCGTGGTGGTGCTGATCGCCTTCGTCATGATCGAGGCGAGGAGCCGCAACCCCATGATGCCGCTCGACGTGTTCCAATCGCGCGATTTCGTCGGCGCGAACCTCGTGACGCTGCTGCTGTACTTCGGCCTGGGCGGTGTGCTGTTTTTCCTGCCGTTCACGCTGATTCGCGCTTACGGATACAGCGCCACTGCAGCCGGCGGCGCGTTGCTGCCGTTGCCGGTGACGATCGGGCTGCTGTCGCGCTTCACCGGCGATCTGACCCGCCGTTACGGCGCGCGAGCGCTGCTGACAGTGGGACCCTGCGTCGCTGCGGCCGGCTTCGCCATGCTGGCGTTGCCGTGGGTGCGCGGCGAGTATTGGAGCGGCTTCTTTCCTGCGATGATCGTGCTCGGGCTAGGCCTGACCATCACCGTTGCGCCGCTGACGACGACGGTCATGGCGGCGGTATCGGCTGAGCGGACCGGGGTTGCCTCCGGCATCAACAACGCGGTCGCCCGGGTGGCGAGTCTGCTGGCGATCGCCGTACTCGGAATTGTGTTTGTGTGGTCGCATAACACGGCGCTAGCAGCGCGGCTGGTTCAGTTGCATGTGCCGCAGGAGGCGCAGCGCGCGGGGCAGTTGCTGGAGCCGGGTGCGGATTTAGCAGGCTCGTCAGCGCCGAGCGCTTCCGGCGCGCACGACGCGGCACCGAGGGCGGCGCAACCGTTACCGGCGTCTGCGTCCGCAGCTTCGCCAGATTCACCCGCGCTTGCCCGCGCACAGGCGGACGCGCTCGGCGCAGCGCTGCGCGCAGTCGCGCTGGCCTCGGCTGCTTGCGCGCTGGCCGCAGCGGCCCTCGCAGCCGCTACCGTGCAGCGCCGCAAATGA
- a CDS encoding FMN-dependent NADH-azoreductase — protein MSVLLHISASPRGLASHSRRVGRQFIGHLQTMDGPPLQIVERDLAAQPLPYPDCSFVDAMLTPEMQRTADQTQALSLSEKLIDELECADTLLIDTPMHNFTVPAALKTWIDHVVRIGRTFRSTREGKVGLLRDRPVFIVIACGGPVPEPPTATGQVDFLTPYLRYVLATIGLRNVSVLRLTGLSRGETALAQADADAAGWIEAATADWKRTTWSAAT, from the coding sequence ATGAGTGTTCTGTTGCACATCAGTGCGAGTCCGCGTGGACTTGCATCGCATAGCCGCAGAGTGGGGCGGCAGTTTATCGGGCATTTGCAAACCATGGATGGACCGCCGCTGCAGATCGTCGAGCGCGATCTGGCGGCGCAGCCGTTGCCATATCCGGATTGCTCGTTCGTCGATGCCATGCTGACTCCTGAAATGCAACGCACCGCTGATCAAACGCAGGCGTTATCACTTTCGGAGAAGCTGATTGATGAGTTGGAGTGTGCCGATACGCTGCTCATCGACACGCCCATGCATAACTTCACGGTGCCCGCTGCGCTCAAGACGTGGATCGATCATGTGGTGCGGATTGGCCGAACCTTTCGCAGCACGCGCGAAGGGAAGGTGGGACTGCTACGCGATCGGCCCGTGTTTATCGTGATTGCTTGCGGTGGTCCTGTACCGGAACCGCCCACTGCAACCGGTCAGGTGGATTTCCTTACCCCTTATCTGCGCTATGTGCTGGCAACGATCGGACTACGAAACGTGTCGGTATTGCGTTTGACCGGCCTCTCGCGCGGTGAAACAGCACTTGCGCAGGCCGATGCGGACGCCGCCGGGTGGATTGAGGCGGCGACTGCCGACTGGAAGCGCACGACATGGAGTGCCGCGACATAA
- a CDS encoding NAD-dependent epimerase/dehydratase family protein — translation MADCLFLAGATGAIGRRVAPLFVAAGWRVVGTTRSSDKAPMLREWGVEPVVVDVFDAAALRAALEAVRPQVVMHQLTDLPPGLDPARMAEASQRNARIRDEGTRNLVAAAVAADVRRIVAQSIGFAYAVGPLPHSEDDPLDSDFDGPRGVSLRGVASLERQVLQAPLEAVVLRYGRLYGPGTGFDAAAGGAPVHVDAAARAAELAVLRGKTGIYNIAEDDGMLACDRAKRELGWSADWRGGQ, via the coding sequence ATGGCCGATTGTCTCTTTCTGGCCGGTGCGACCGGGGCGATCGGGCGCCGCGTCGCGCCGCTGTTCGTCGCCGCCGGCTGGCGCGTCGTGGGCACCACGCGCTCGTCGGACAAGGCGCCCATGCTGCGCGAGTGGGGGGTGGAACCGGTTGTCGTCGATGTGTTCGACGCGGCCGCGTTGCGCGCCGCGCTCGAGGCCGTTCGGCCCCAGGTCGTCATGCATCAGCTTACCGACCTCCCGCCTGGTCTCGACCCGGCCAGAATGGCCGAGGCGTCGCAGCGCAACGCCCGCATCCGCGATGAAGGCACACGCAACCTGGTCGCCGCGGCAGTCGCGGCGGACGTCCGGCGCATCGTCGCGCAGAGTATCGGCTTCGCCTATGCGGTTGGCCCGTTGCCACACAGCGAGGACGATCCGCTGGACAGTGACTTCGACGGTCCACGCGGCGTCTCGCTGCGTGGCGTCGCCAGCCTCGAGCGGCAGGTGCTGCAGGCGCCGCTGGAAGCCGTCGTGCTGCGCTACGGCCGGCTTTACGGCCCTGGCACCGGATTCGATGCGGCGGCGGGCGGCGCTCCCGTCCACGTCGACGCAGCAGCACGCGCCGCCGAGCTGGCCGTGTTGCGCGGGAAGACCGGCATCTACAACATTGCCGAAGACGACGGCATGCTCGCCTGCGACAGGGCGAAACGCGAGCTGGGATGGAGCGCCGACTGGAGGGGCGGACAATGA
- a CDS encoding SAF domain-containing protein, protein MKNTKWMGTLAIAAAGALFGALCAVRGMPSQAAPAAKIAVAAVDIDVGQRLAPRYIKLVDSPTGKIPVGSFSDPNKLDGRILAESMERGESLIERRLQPAR, encoded by the coding sequence ATGAAAAATACAAAATGGATGGGGACATTGGCAATTGCCGCTGCCGGCGCGCTTTTTGGTGCGCTCTGTGCAGTGCGCGGGATGCCCTCGCAAGCCGCGCCAGCAGCAAAAATCGCCGTGGCCGCGGTAGATATCGACGTCGGGCAGCGTCTTGCGCCGCGTTATATCAAACTGGTCGATTCGCCCACGGGCAAGATCCCGGTCGGCTCGTTTAGCGACCCAAACAAACTCGATGGCCGTATCCTCGCCGAAAGCATGGAGCGGGGCGAATCGCTGATTGAACGGCGGCTTCAACCCGCCCGTTAA
- a CDS encoding YncE family protein has translation MSWRDRFNHNEATEQLALPGLRQLAAVMAACFVLAACSTTNDSASEAAAKAAAASVGELAKGTVIPVGNVPAGLDISADSKWLYATSNGDNTLAVVDLANRNVAKTIDGHAPAKTSDDCQDNFCRGVGAVGVAVDANGRRAYVTSLRPDSLVFVDLEKGRIVRTVRAQRFPQNIVLSADGRRAYVFNVVSNTVSAFETANGRPFGRFDLKGGDARDEPFGRPVGLVLSADGKRLFATDGVAGTVEVFSTVNRKLIGTIDASSPLDLQIDPHSGNLLVLSRDGIVEYDAQTLKPANTLHFCGTPTAYHFALSPDGSTLAVSFPQDGAVATIARDSGKVSGGYATGNNPEALRYTPDGATLAVVSDGGVVLFDASDRSGARAYVAKHGELFCPAAAG, from the coding sequence ATGAGTTGGCGTGATCGTTTTAATCATAATGAAGCCACGGAGCAATTGGCTCTGCCAGGTTTGCGTCAATTGGCTGCCGTGATGGCCGCGTGTTTCGTGCTGGCGGCTTGCAGCACCACCAACGATTCTGCCAGCGAGGCCGCTGCGAAGGCCGCAGCCGCGTCGGTCGGAGAACTGGCGAAGGGCACGGTGATTCCGGTCGGCAATGTGCCGGCGGGTCTCGACATCAGCGCCGACAGCAAATGGCTTTACGCAACCAGCAATGGCGACAACACGCTGGCGGTGGTCGATCTGGCTAACCGCAACGTGGCGAAGACCATCGACGGCCATGCGCCCGCCAAGACCTCGGACGATTGCCAGGATAACTTCTGCCGCGGCGTCGGCGCGGTTGGGGTTGCCGTGGACGCGAATGGCCGCCGTGCTTATGTGACCTCGTTGCGTCCCGACTCGCTGGTGTTCGTCGATCTGGAGAAAGGCCGCATCGTGCGCACGGTCCGCGCCCAGCGCTTTCCGCAGAATATCGTGCTCTCCGCGGATGGTCGCCGCGCGTATGTGTTCAATGTCGTCTCCAATACGGTTTCGGCGTTCGAGACCGCTAACGGCCGCCCGTTCGGCCGCTTCGATCTGAAGGGCGGCGACGCGCGTGACGAGCCGTTCGGTCGGCCGGTGGGTCTGGTGCTGTCCGCGGACGGCAAGCGCCTGTTCGCGACCGACGGCGTGGCGGGCACGGTCGAAGTATTCAGCACGGTGAACCGCAAGCTGATCGGCACCATCGATGCGTCCAGCCCGCTTGATCTGCAAATCGACCCGCACAGCGGCAATCTGCTGGTGCTGTCACGCGACGGCATTGTCGAATACGACGCGCAAACGCTGAAGCCGGCGAACACGCTGCATTTTTGCGGCACGCCGACGGCTTATCATTTCGCGCTGAGCCCGGACGGCAGCACGCTGGCAGTGTCGTTTCCGCAAGACGGCGCGGTGGCGACTATTGCGCGTGATAGCGGCAAGGTGAGCGGCGGCTACGCAACGGGCAACAATCCGGAAGCGTTGCGCTACACACCGGACGGCGCGACGCTGGCGGTCGTCTCGGACGGTGGTGTGGTGCTGTTCGACGCCTCGGATCGCAGTGGTGCGCGAGCGTATGTCGCCAAGCACGGCGAACTGTTCTGCCCGGCTGCGGCTGGCTAA
- a CDS encoding sigma-54-dependent transcriptional regulator, which produces MTKTETPHDADRTVLCVSSKPDEILTRFLAACGWQVVHAKTTALAERVIERDNIKVGLIELPEDCSTQYLSALEACMRRVETNWVAQIAPGQADHEPVSRFILDYCFDFVTTPCLNERLIFALGHAHGLSSLRKARVTPEASLGRHEMVGQCEAMQQLYRHIDKCAVTDAPVFVAGESGTGKELTARAIHVRSPRSAQSFVAINCAAIPPTLLQAELFGHERGAFTGAVQRKIGRIESAHQGTLFLDEIGDMPHECQAVLLRFLQEGTIERLGGSNEIKVDVRVISATHVDLEKAVEDGRFRSDLYHRLCVLRLIEPPLRERGNDIKLLANYALSMYRQDGARKIRGFSSDAVVAMSRYGWPGNVRELINCVRRAVVMSEGRFITAADLGLPQTANVPAVTLAEIRSKAEKDAIVQALQRHGYKLTEAAADLGVSRATLYRLMHANRINQDGTARSVDASPAQDDEDSERDLLRSLTVSSH; this is translated from the coding sequence ATGACCAAGACTGAAACGCCGCATGACGCAGACCGTACGGTGCTCTGCGTTTCCAGCAAACCCGACGAAATTCTCACCAGGTTTCTGGCCGCCTGCGGCTGGCAGGTGGTGCACGCCAAGACGACCGCGCTTGCAGAGCGCGTGATCGAGCGCGACAACATCAAGGTCGGCCTGATCGAACTGCCAGAAGATTGCTCGACGCAATATTTGTCGGCGCTCGAGGCATGCATGCGCCGGGTGGAGACCAACTGGGTCGCGCAGATCGCGCCGGGCCAGGCCGATCACGAGCCGGTCAGCCGTTTCATCCTCGATTATTGTTTCGATTTTGTCACCACTCCGTGCCTGAACGAACGGCTCATTTTCGCGTTGGGCCACGCCCATGGCCTGTCGAGCCTGCGCAAGGCGCGCGTGACGCCCGAGGCTTCGCTGGGCCGTCACGAAATGGTCGGCCAGTGCGAAGCCATGCAGCAGCTCTACCGCCACATCGACAAATGCGCCGTTACCGATGCGCCGGTGTTTGTCGCGGGCGAGTCGGGCACCGGCAAGGAACTGACGGCGCGCGCCATCCACGTACGCTCGCCGCGCTCGGCCCAGTCCTTCGTCGCGATCAACTGCGCGGCTATTCCGCCTACTCTTCTGCAGGCCGAACTGTTCGGCCATGAACGCGGCGCCTTCACCGGCGCGGTGCAGCGCAAGATCGGCCGGATCGAAAGCGCGCATCAAGGCACGCTCTTTCTCGACGAGATCGGCGACATGCCTCACGAGTGCCAGGCCGTGCTGCTGCGCTTCCTGCAGGAAGGCACCATCGAGCGCCTGGGCGGCAGCAACGAAATCAAGGTGGACGTGCGGGTGATCTCGGCGACCCACGTCGATCTGGAAAAGGCGGTCGAAGACGGTCGCTTCCGTTCCGACCTGTATCACCGCCTGTGTGTGCTGCGGCTGATCGAACCGCCGCTGCGCGAGCGTGGCAACGACATCAAGCTGCTCGCCAACTACGCGCTCAGCATGTACCGGCAGGATGGCGCACGCAAGATTCGCGGTTTTTCGAGCGATGCGGTAGTGGCCATGTCGCGCTATGGATGGCCCGGCAATGTCCGCGAGCTGATCAATTGCGTACGCCGGGCGGTCGTGATGAGCGAGGGCCGTTTCATTACCGCGGCAGACCTGGGCCTGCCGCAGACGGCGAACGTGCCGGCTGTGACACTCGCCGAGATTCGCAGCAAGGCGGAAAAGGATGCGATCGTGCAGGCGCTGCAACGCCACGGCTACAAGCTGACCGAAGCGGCCGCGGACCTCGGCGTCTCGCGCGCCACGCTGTACCGTCTGATGCACGCCAACCGCATCAATCAGGATGGCACCGCGCGCTCCGTGGACGCATCCCCGGCGCAGGACGACGAAGACAGTGAGCGGGACCTACTGCGCTCGCTCACGGTTTCGAGTCATTGA
- a CDS encoding DUF3734 domain-containing protein, with amino-acid sequence MAKQAPSHAPGDSPEPSHGEDIAGQIVLVLQGGGALGAYQAGVYEALHEAHVEPGWVIGTSIGAINGAIIAGNPREQRIDRLKQFWEQVAYRGSATSGWLPVFDEWLRNLSIMTRGIPAFFAPSPAAMFGIHPAGIMEPAAIYSTVPLRETLLSLIDFSYLNSKETRLTVGAVSVGSGRMRYFTNRDAPLDVDHVMASAAFPPGFPSVRLEGESWWDGGIYSNTPLEAVLDDHPRSDSVIFAVQLWPAHGREPKSVWQAMSRQRDIQYSSRSESHLERQKQIHRLRHVIRELEQYIPADQRDTPEVRELLGWGCGTTMQVIELDAPRLAGDDLHKDIDFSTSGIQRRWAAGYENTVRMLEKAPWREAPDPMEGIAVYRSDPEAGPDTH; translated from the coding sequence ATGGCCAAGCAAGCACCGAGTCACGCTCCCGGAGACTCGCCGGAACCGTCGCACGGCGAGGATATCGCCGGCCAGATCGTCCTTGTGCTGCAGGGCGGCGGCGCGCTGGGCGCCTATCAGGCCGGTGTGTACGAAGCACTGCATGAAGCGCACGTCGAACCCGGCTGGGTGATCGGCACTTCGATCGGCGCGATCAACGGCGCGATCATTGCAGGCAATCCGCGCGAGCAACGCATCGACCGGCTCAAGCAGTTCTGGGAGCAGGTGGCCTATCGTGGCAGCGCGACTTCCGGCTGGCTGCCCGTGTTCGACGAGTGGCTGCGCAACCTGTCGATCATGACGCGCGGTATTCCGGCGTTCTTCGCACCGAGTCCGGCCGCGATGTTCGGCATCCACCCCGCGGGCATCATGGAGCCGGCGGCAATCTATTCGACCGTGCCGTTGCGGGAGACGCTCCTCTCGCTGATCGATTTTTCCTACCTGAACAGCAAGGAAACGCGTCTGACGGTCGGCGCCGTAAGCGTCGGCAGCGGACGCATGCGCTATTTCACGAATCGCGATGCGCCGCTCGATGTCGATCATGTGATGGCCTCCGCGGCGTTTCCGCCGGGCTTTCCGTCGGTGCGGCTGGAAGGGGAGAGCTGGTGGGATGGCGGCATCTACTCCAACACACCGCTTGAGGCGGTGCTCGACGACCATCCCCGCAGCGACTCGGTGATTTTCGCCGTGCAGTTGTGGCCGGCACACGGCCGGGAGCCGAAGTCGGTCTGGCAGGCGATGAGCCGGCAACGCGATATCCAGTATTCCAGCCGGTCTGAAAGCCACCTCGAGCGGCAAAAGCAGATTCACCGGCTGCGGCACGTCATTCGTGAACTGGAGCAGTACATCCCCGCCGATCAGCGCGATACCCCGGAGGTCAGAGAACTGCTCGGCTGGGGCTGCGGGACCACCATGCAGGTGATCGAGCTCGACGCGCCGCGTCTCGCGGGCGACGATCTGCACAAGGACATCGATTTCTCAACGAGCGGCATCCAGCGACGCTGGGCCGCCGGCTATGAAAACACCGTCCGGATGCTGGAGAAGGCGCCATGGCGCGAAGCGCCTGACCCGATGGAAGGGATCGCTGTGTACCGCTCCGATCCCGAAGCCGGCCCTGACACGCACTGA
- a CDS encoding ABC transporter ATP-binding protein/permease — translation MKRVAAKPLVWLAALLAVYLCAPFVASVPQLGAADWASVDWHATWSAVAISAGSASVAALVILIGGVPLGYFLARSNSRKAAVLGFIVQLPLALPPLTSGVLLLFLLGPYSWVGSLTGGALTDSFTGIVLAETFVAAPFLIIAAKSAFAAVDPVFDDVAATLGHHAGSRFFRVTLPVAWPAIRAGLALSWLRAFGEFGATVMVAYHPYSLPVYTYVVFGGQGLPAMMPLLLPTLTIAVVCAALSLYSRRQNGIDPRAESGDEAALHPVTSMPAAEAAPLQLAFELKRHLGTFDLDIAWTPVTRRLAVIGPSGSGKSLALRLIAGLERNERGTVRLGTAELDALPPEQRQIGYMPQDYGLFPHMTVAQQLAFPVDADAASARYWLEHLGLAALVGRLPHQLSFGQRQRVALARALTRHSQLLLFDEPFAALDTPRRRRLQQSLRALQREIAAVTVIVTHDPDEAALLADEVLVIEQGRVLQAGALDAVYEQPATMRVAELLGLHNVGEGIMREAGVLEIGDGLAVKTNERSIEAGRRVMWRVSSHALVATPDGPHIGNVDAIELRRGERYIRVEIGGAYFNIASEDTRLHQGTQHRFAIAAAGVSVW, via the coding sequence ATGAAGCGCGTCGCGGCCAAGCCGCTTGTCTGGCTGGCTGCGCTGCTGGCCGTCTATCTTTGCGCACCGTTCGTCGCCAGTGTGCCCCAGCTCGGCGCAGCCGACTGGGCCAGCGTCGACTGGCATGCCACGTGGTCGGCGGTGGCGATTTCCGCGGGGAGCGCCAGCGTCGCCGCGCTCGTGATCCTGATCGGCGGGGTGCCGCTGGGTTACTTTCTCGCCCGCTCGAACTCGCGCAAGGCGGCGGTGCTCGGCTTCATCGTGCAATTGCCGCTCGCGCTGCCGCCGCTCACGAGCGGCGTGCTGCTGCTGTTCCTGCTTGGACCGTATAGCTGGGTCGGCAGTCTGACCGGCGGCGCCTTGACCGATTCGTTTACCGGCATCGTGCTCGCGGAGACTTTCGTCGCTGCGCCGTTCCTGATCATCGCTGCCAAGTCCGCATTTGCTGCCGTCGATCCGGTCTTCGACGACGTCGCCGCGACGCTCGGCCATCACGCCGGCAGCCGCTTTTTCCGCGTCACGCTGCCAGTGGCGTGGCCGGCGATTCGCGCGGGTCTTGCGCTGTCGTGGCTGCGGGCGTTCGGTGAATTCGGCGCCACCGTGATGGTGGCGTATCACCCCTATTCGTTGCCGGTCTATACCTATGTGGTATTCGGCGGCCAGGGGCTGCCGGCCATGATGCCGCTCCTCTTGCCCACCTTGACGATTGCGGTTGTATGCGCCGCGCTGTCGCTGTACAGCAGGCGGCAAAACGGCATCGATCCACGAGCGGAAAGCGGCGACGAAGCCGCGCTTCATCCCGTGACTTCAATGCCGGCTGCCGAAGCCGCTCCGCTTCAACTCGCCTTCGAACTGAAACGCCATCTCGGCACGTTCGATCTCGACATTGCATGGACACCGGTGACCCGGCGCCTTGCCGTCATCGGCCCGTCGGGTTCCGGGAAGTCTCTTGCGCTGCGATTGATAGCGGGACTCGAGCGCAACGAGCGCGGCACGGTGCGCCTCGGCACGGCGGAACTGGACGCGTTGCCGCCAGAGCAGCGCCAGATTGGCTATATGCCGCAGGACTACGGTCTGTTCCCGCATATGACGGTGGCCCAACAACTGGCCTTTCCCGTCGATGCCGACGCCGCCAGCGCCCGCTACTGGCTCGAGCATCTGGGTCTTGCCGCGCTGGTTGGGCGGCTGCCGCATCAACTGTCGTTCGGTCAGCGTCAACGTGTGGCACTCGCAAGGGCCTTGACGCGCCACAGCCAGTTGCTGCTGTTCGACGAACCGTTCGCCGCGCTCGACACGCCGCGCCGCCGGCGTTTGCAACAGTCGCTGCGTGCGTTGCAGCGGGAGATTGCGGCGGTGACGGTCATCGTCACACACGATCCCGACGAGGCTGCGCTGCTTGCCGACGAAGTCCTCGTGATCGAGCAGGGACGTGTGCTACAGGCGGGCGCACTCGATGCGGTCTATGAACAGCCGGCGACGATGCGCGTGGCCGAACTGCTCGGTCTGCACAACGTGGGCGAAGGGATCATGCGCGAAGCGGGTGTGCTCGAAATTGGCGACGGCCTTGCGGTGAAAACGAACGAGCGCTCGATCGAAGCGGGCCGGCGGGTGATGTGGCGCGTGTCGTCGCACGCGCTGGTGGCGACGCCCGACGGTCCCCACATTGGCAACGTGGACGCCATCGAACTGCGCCGCGGCGAGCGCTATATCCGCGTGGAGATTGGCGGGGCGTATTTCAATATCGCTAGCGAAGACACACGGTTGCATCAGGGTACGCAGCACCGCTTTGCGATTGCTGCGGCGGGTGTGTCGGTATGGTGA
- a CDS encoding GNAT family N-acetyltransferase, whose amino-acid sequence MTTEPGQRDPNLEIRYVDDPEDAAACYALMLELRPHLASCEEFLERWRRQVAVGYRLLALWQGAKPVALAGFRVQDNLVHGPHFYVDDLVTEAAARSAGYGELLMDRLKAEGRALGCSKLVLDTPLTNTLGHRFYYRQGLLATALRFNTAL is encoded by the coding sequence ATGACAACGGAACCCGGGCAGCGTGACCCAAACCTGGAAATCCGCTACGTGGATGACCCGGAAGACGCGGCGGCATGCTACGCATTGATGCTTGAATTGCGGCCGCACCTCGCATCCTGCGAAGAATTCCTCGAGCGCTGGCGGCGTCAGGTGGCCGTCGGTTATCGTCTGCTTGCACTGTGGCAAGGCGCAAAGCCGGTGGCGTTGGCCGGTTTTCGGGTGCAGGACAATCTGGTCCACGGTCCGCATTTTTACGTGGACGATCTGGTGACGGAAGCAGCAGCGCGCAGCGCGGGATACGGCGAGTTGCTGATGGATCGTCTGAAGGCTGAAGGCCGTGCGCTGGGTTGCTCAAAGCTGGTACTGGATACGCCGCTCACCAATACACTCGGCCATCGTTTCTATTACCGTCAGGGGCTGCTCGCCACGGCGTTGCGCTTCAATACCGCGCTTTGA